AGCCAATACAGCAAGAGCGAAAGCCAAGGCGAGGAGTGCGACGAGGAGCAGTTTCATAGCCATGTCTTTGATTAATTGTATCACTGAGCTGAGCAATGGTATATTGGTATTGCTATGCATGCATTAATAggtttatatagaaaagaagtaGGCTTGAAAGTTGAAACATTCTTCGCCCTGCCCTGCTCTGCTCTGCTCTGCTCTGCTTTCATTTGGTAGCGTGCGTGAGAAGAGAGATCATGAAATGGTAAACTAAAAGCGCATGACATGCTCAGTCTTCACCTGCTCCTTAATCATCAGAGTAATTAACTACTTGGTCTTATCTTATTACTTGAccaattaaaagtttaattttcgCCTGAGAATTTGACCATATCATATGGTGCTACCTACCAAATACAAGACATGCACAATTAATTAAAGCTAATTGACTTAGTGATCCTCTACGTCCTTTATATTAATTTACTTGGCCAACATAGAAGCAAATTAGAATGGGCAACACAATATAATTAATGCGTTTATCAtcgtattaattaattgattatattGGCTTGTACTTAACTAATCCACGTTCCCATTAATGCTCATATTTGAATTATACATTTATAATAAGTCAAAGTCAAAGTAAGGAAAGATTAGTTCAAACCTTCTAATCTGGTAGTCTATATATATATCCCTTTCCTCTAACCTATTCGCATATCATTCATTGCAGCTAGCAACCAACCGTCGTTTCTACTCTTTTATACATTAATCTCCTAAACAAATTAATTAGCTAAGATAATGGCTAAAATTCTTATGGTTATTGCTGCTCTCCTTGCTTTGCAATTGGCTACCTCTCGTGTAGTATGGGCATCTGATCCTAGTCCACTTCAAGACTTTTGTGTCGCCGATAACAGCTCCAAAGGTTTATATACATAACTTCTTCTCCCTTAGCTTAGCTTAGCTTGGTTGATTTAATTTAGAGCGGCTTGTCTAATTACATGCATCTTATTTATTCATTGGTTCCTTGATTTACAGTGTTTGTCAATGGATTCGTTTGCAAGAGCATGGATGACGTGAAAGCCGAAGACTTCTTCACCTATGGCCTCGACAAGCCCGGCAACACCATAAACAAGCTAGGCTCCAACATCCGTGCAGTCAATGTGAATACAATTCCTGGGCTCAACACACTCGGCATCTCCATGGCTCGCATCGACTTCGCCCCTCGCAGACTCAACCCACCCCACACTCACCCTCGCGCCACTGAGATCCTCACCGTGCTAGAAGGAGAGCTCTATGTTGGCTTTGTGACATCCAACATCGGCCAAACCAATCGCCTTTTCACCAAGATTCTGAAGAAGGGCGATGTGTTTGTGTTCCCTCAAGGCCTTGTCCACTTCCAATTCAACCGTGGCCATACAAGAGCTACTGCAATCGCTGCTCTAAGTAGCCAAAACCCCGGTACCTTAACCATTGCAAATGCAGTTTTTGGCTCAAAACCCTCCATATCCGATGAAGTTCTCGCTAAGGCTTTCCAAGTGGATCGGAAGATTGTTGACCGACTCCAAGCTCAATTCTGGATGAATAACAACAATTAGATATATAGGAGAcgtttgtat
This region of Zingiber officinale cultivar Zhangliang chromosome 9A, Zo_v1.1, whole genome shotgun sequence genomic DNA includes:
- the LOC122020951 gene encoding putative germin-like protein 2-1, translating into MAKILMVIAALLALQLATSRVVWASDPSPLQDFCVADNSSKVFVNGFVCKSMDDVKAEDFFTYGLDKPGNTINKLGSNIRAVNVNTIPGLNTLGISMARIDFAPRRLNPPHTHPRATEILTVLEGELYVGFVTSNIGQTNRLFTKILKKGDVFVFPQGLVHFQFNRGHTRATAIAALSSQNPGTLTIANAVFGSKPSISDEVLAKAFQVDRKIVDRLQAQFWMNNNN